The Peribacillus simplex genome contains the following window.
CGTATTGAACATGCACGCCATTAACTGGAAGGGCTAACGAAGAAACATTGACCCCTCCTAGTAAAATTCCAACTAGAGGTGTAATAATATTTTCGACTAGCGATGAAATGATTTTCCCAAATGCAGCACCCATCACTACAGCTATAGCAAGATCGAGAACGTTTCCTTTAGTTATAAACTCTCTGAATTCCTTTATCATCGTAACTACACCCTTCTTTTTTTATAGATAAAAGCATACCAGAAACATGGAGAAAATTGAATAGAGTAAGTGGCCTCTATTATTTCCAAAAATAGGGATAAGCATCCGTTTAATCTTTTGAAATCCATTAATAAGTAGAATGAAAGCAGCCAATCAAAGGGGGTAGCTTTCACAAAACATTAAAAAGTCGTTATAAAGCACATCTTATTGCGGGGGGGGATTTAACGTTCCTAGAACCAAGCCTTATTAAAGCTTTACAAATAGTACTTAAAAAGCAATTCAATAGTTATGGAAGGCAGATGGGGAATATCAAAGGGGCAATCGTCACTGAAGGCAGGTAAAGAAGCTTTCACTAAATTGTTACTGAATATAAGGGAGGGGGGATATAAATGTTTTTGATTGGCGATAATTATATTATTGTACTACCCCCTAAGTGGTACTCCTCCATTGTTAAATGGCCTTCTCAAAATCGAGAGGGCTTTTTTTGTGGGCATTGGTTAATTATTTGTTGATCTTCGATAAAAGTTTAAAGACTAAATGGGTCGTTTTTCCAGAAGTTGTATTTGTGACTGAAAGCCGTAAAACAGTTTTCTTATTTATTGAGAATAAAGCAAAGGGTGGTATCGATTAGGGGTTTTGTCCTTTTTGTGGATAAAGGAGGAAATTACGTTTCGTTTGAAGAATGTTTTGAAGATGGGGGTGGAATAATTGCGACAAAATATTGAACACGACTTATGTAAAGAGGATATTTTTAGAATGATTGTTAAACACCTTGATGTATTCCCGTTGACTTGTCTAGACGCTATCAGAGAAGTTATTAGAAGTTCATTAAAACAACGGGGCTTAATAGGAGGAGTAACTAAACAAACAGGAGCAGCTGCTATAACCTATAACCGGAAAATATCAGAAAAAGATATACAGTTAATAAATGATTGTATTTATGACCTTTTATATAGCCGAGTTATCCAACCTGGCATTAATAATGATAATCGAGATTTACCATGGATTCATG
Protein-coding sequences here:
- the mscL gene encoding large conductance mechanosensitive channel protein MscL, yielding MIKEFREFITKGNVLDLAIAVVMGAAFGKIISSLVENIITPLVGILLGGVNVSSLALPVNGVHVQYGAFVQAVIDFLIISFAIFMFMKIANSLIRKKQTDEEEVIVVVPATEQYLKEIRDLLQKNSRQDETL